In Gemmata obscuriglobus, a single genomic region encodes these proteins:
- a CDS encoding DUF4340 domain-containing protein, with the protein MNWKSTLLLVTLAAGAGVWLFKGDEWFPKLAPRPAAPDSAALASVETDLTPETITRVEVLPGGGEPFVLEKGPAGWSQPGNWPLRAAEANELVATLASLRTRFRPVPLAGDADAPAAYGVAAAQKPVVVKVKANGTDYTLTFGEPKPGAGDTAFTKPAFVRVNDAPEVLKLGPDVMPVLRRPAEAYRRRQLFADVERVKLPGTPPPAGPGAPPAESAPTTVSLPGESIEEVRVTGKGVTAFGLTPWFLDGRFALKRTGPTPPPAAATKGAEPVVQPDRLADAWELSAPVRERAEPARLQQVLAAVPELWVEDFVPTAQGALAEHPFAIAQLLPVPVEPFPGLLARLHPETVTDPREELKKSKESVTVRLKSGTAVTVKFGGTAKTVERDEQITIPNPMGGPPRTITQKVPTPYRYAQIEGNPQLFTVGTDKLNGLFVKAGEVADARVARFTESDVQTITIAPPGKAPLTLMRKKGSPKAAKDEDRQDRWLIDQQPNPVPADPARVDDLLGKLAGFRGATDIDLYKADPKARGLDPASATLVTVTAREKRPEGEPEAPAREYKLLIGAPDFAKGKFPVQLAGWPRVALIDDRVPGASDAGWLVPKLFPERLSAQFSRPAVVYRGRKLLDATDAKLVSVSTDGPNGFAIKKEKAGERDVWKLTAPIASDTDPANVANLLNQLTGLQAAEFVAEKTASPAGYGLDKPKLTVQFRFDDERAYKLEVGGPRPGKKDEVFARLDGGDVFALAVATRDALAAGPVGLLPLQVWLVPPDKVTAAEIARPDAPADSFALTKDGTNWKLTGPFTAPVPFLSAQPMLTGVGALAATKYEALTAADPAKYGFDKPLLKVKLTYTEKAGDADKSVTKAAVIGGTVPNGTDRYAKLDEPNAPVFVVPAAYLANVQVSPLGLLDRNLLFLDAAKITKVQIDGDKPDSTVTLTKDDKGKWAAAGAAFTVDTVAAGQLVSQLAPLPVERLAGYGDAVKWADYGLDKPAVTITVTLGTEKPETRKLQIGKPDPIGGRFVRVDGGKAVGVIPPAAVPQLVRTKLEFADRTLLTFDPATLNGLTRTKGKEQLELAPAASGTGWDVVKPAKLKADQPLLDELADQLGRLRAEKVAAFGKKADVFKEYGLEPPEASVTLTVGEKAEQKVLRLGRPVDAKKPELGRYAAVEGAGADATVGVLPAALAGKLLAPAVSFRDRAMVKFVDADLLRLERGPRKVTFAKVNGTWKVTAPAAADAEQAPLDDLVNELAKLRAADWVAEAGADLKPFGLDKPEATWTVTNGDKVEAVLHIGTAAPDGRVYARVGSMGPVALLSRDQTARVLAEYRVRKPWTLDAFQAEKLEFTQAGKTFTLQKDGAAWTDPAAPKDIVSAPAVTELLGGLTALQVERYAVDEKADLKLFGLEKPEATLTVTFKDGSKRELAVGGVVGGTGDKQRYARVVDKDRTDVFVLSAADTDRLTRARGVYVQKK; encoded by the coding sequence ATGAATTGGAAGAGCACGCTCCTTCTGGTGACCCTCGCGGCCGGAGCCGGCGTGTGGCTGTTTAAGGGCGACGAGTGGTTCCCGAAGCTCGCGCCCCGGCCCGCGGCGCCCGATTCGGCCGCGCTCGCGTCGGTCGAAACCGACCTCACCCCCGAGACCATTACCCGCGTGGAAGTGCTCCCGGGGGGCGGTGAGCCGTTCGTCCTCGAAAAGGGACCGGCGGGCTGGTCCCAGCCCGGGAACTGGCCCCTGCGAGCCGCCGAAGCCAACGAGCTGGTCGCCACCCTCGCCAGCCTCCGGACCCGGTTCCGCCCCGTCCCACTCGCCGGCGACGCGGACGCGCCAGCGGCCTACGGTGTGGCCGCCGCGCAAAAGCCGGTCGTCGTGAAGGTGAAGGCGAACGGCACCGACTACACGCTCACGTTCGGCGAGCCGAAGCCCGGCGCGGGCGACACCGCGTTCACCAAACCGGCCTTCGTCCGCGTCAACGACGCCCCCGAGGTGCTCAAGCTCGGCCCGGACGTGATGCCGGTCCTGCGCCGCCCGGCCGAGGCGTACCGCCGCCGCCAACTGTTCGCGGACGTCGAGCGGGTGAAGCTCCCCGGCACGCCCCCACCCGCCGGGCCGGGTGCCCCGCCGGCCGAGAGCGCGCCGACGACCGTCTCGCTCCCGGGAGAGAGCATCGAAGAGGTCCGCGTCACCGGTAAGGGCGTCACCGCCTTCGGGCTCACGCCGTGGTTCCTCGACGGCCGGTTCGCACTGAAGCGCACCGGCCCGACCCCGCCCCCCGCCGCGGCCACGAAGGGCGCGGAGCCGGTGGTGCAGCCCGACCGCCTGGCCGACGCCTGGGAGCTGTCCGCCCCCGTCCGCGAGCGCGCGGAACCGGCGCGGCTCCAGCAGGTGCTGGCCGCGGTCCCGGAACTGTGGGTCGAGGACTTCGTGCCCACGGCGCAGGGGGCGCTGGCCGAGCACCCGTTCGCGATCGCGCAACTGCTGCCGGTGCCGGTGGAGCCGTTCCCGGGGCTCCTGGCACGGCTCCACCCGGAAACCGTGACCGACCCGCGCGAGGAGCTGAAGAAGTCGAAGGAGTCGGTCACCGTACGGCTCAAGAGCGGCACCGCCGTGACGGTGAAGTTCGGCGGCACCGCGAAGACCGTCGAGCGCGACGAGCAGATCACCATCCCGAACCCGATGGGCGGCCCGCCGCGCACCATCACGCAGAAGGTGCCGACCCCGTACCGGTACGCGCAGATCGAGGGTAATCCGCAGCTCTTCACCGTGGGCACCGATAAGCTCAACGGGTTGTTCGTGAAGGCGGGCGAGGTGGCGGACGCCCGCGTCGCGCGGTTTACCGAGAGTGACGTCCAGACGATTACCATTGCGCCCCCAGGAAAGGCCCCGCTGACGCTGATGCGCAAGAAGGGGTCACCGAAGGCGGCGAAGGACGAGGACCGCCAGGACCGCTGGCTCATCGACCAGCAGCCGAACCCGGTGCCCGCCGACCCGGCCCGCGTCGACGACCTGCTGGGCAAGCTCGCGGGGTTCCGCGGGGCCACGGACATCGATCTGTATAAGGCCGACCCGAAGGCCCGGGGGCTCGACCCGGCGTCCGCGACCCTGGTCACCGTCACCGCGCGCGAGAAGCGCCCCGAGGGCGAGCCCGAAGCGCCGGCGCGCGAGTACAAGCTGCTCATCGGCGCTCCGGATTTCGCGAAAGGCAAGTTCCCGGTACAACTCGCGGGCTGGCCGCGTGTCGCCCTGATCGACGACCGCGTGCCCGGCGCGTCGGACGCCGGCTGGCTGGTGCCGAAGCTGTTCCCGGAGCGCCTCTCCGCACAGTTCTCGCGCCCGGCGGTCGTGTACCGCGGTCGCAAGCTGCTTGACGCCACAGACGCCAAACTCGTGTCCGTGTCCACCGACGGGCCGAACGGGTTCGCCATCAAAAAGGAAAAGGCCGGCGAGCGCGACGTGTGGAAGCTCACGGCGCCGATCGCGTCCGACACCGACCCGGCGAACGTGGCCAACCTGCTGAACCAGCTCACCGGACTTCAGGCGGCGGAGTTCGTCGCGGAGAAGACCGCGAGCCCGGCCGGGTACGGGCTCGACAAGCCCAAGCTCACGGTCCAGTTCCGGTTCGACGACGAGCGGGCGTACAAGCTCGAGGTCGGCGGCCCGCGCCCGGGCAAGAAGGACGAGGTGTTCGCCCGGCTCGACGGCGGTGACGTGTTCGCGCTCGCGGTCGCGACCCGCGACGCGCTCGCGGCGGGGCCGGTCGGGCTGTTGCCGCTTCAGGTGTGGCTGGTGCCGCCCGACAAGGTGACCGCGGCCGAGATCGCCCGCCCCGACGCGCCCGCGGACTCGTTCGCGCTGACGAAGGACGGCACGAACTGGAAGCTGACCGGCCCGTTTACCGCCCCGGTGCCGTTCCTGAGCGCGCAGCCGATGCTGACCGGCGTCGGCGCACTGGCGGCGACGAAGTACGAGGCGCTGACCGCAGCGGACCCGGCGAAGTACGGGTTCGACAAGCCGCTCCTGAAGGTGAAGCTCACCTACACCGAAAAGGCGGGCGACGCGGACAAGAGCGTTACGAAGGCGGCCGTCATCGGCGGGACCGTCCCAAACGGCACGGACCGGTACGCGAAGCTCGACGAGCCGAACGCCCCGGTGTTCGTGGTCCCCGCCGCGTACCTCGCGAACGTGCAGGTTTCGCCGCTGGGCCTGCTCGACCGCAATCTACTGTTCCTCGACGCCGCGAAAATCACGAAGGTGCAGATCGACGGCGACAAGCCCGACAGCACCGTGACGCTGACGAAAGACGACAAGGGCAAATGGGCCGCCGCGGGCGCCGCGTTCACGGTGGACACGGTCGCCGCCGGGCAACTGGTGTCCCAACTGGCGCCGCTGCCGGTCGAGCGACTCGCGGGGTACGGCGACGCCGTGAAGTGGGCCGACTACGGCCTCGACAAACCTGCGGTCACGATCACCGTGACGCTCGGCACCGAGAAGCCCGAAACGCGCAAGCTCCAGATCGGCAAACCCGATCCGATCGGCGGGCGGTTCGTGCGCGTGGACGGCGGCAAGGCGGTCGGCGTGATCCCGCCCGCGGCGGTGCCGCAGCTCGTGCGCACCAAGCTCGAGTTCGCGGACCGGACGCTCCTCACGTTCGACCCCGCGACCCTGAACGGCCTCACGCGCACGAAGGGCAAAGAGCAACTCGAACTGGCCCCGGCGGCGAGCGGCACCGGGTGGGACGTGGTGAAGCCCGCGAAGCTCAAGGCGGACCAACCGCTGCTGGACGAGCTTGCCGACCAGCTCGGGCGGCTGCGGGCCGAAAAGGTCGCCGCGTTCGGCAAGAAGGCGGACGTGTTCAAGGAGTACGGGCTGGAGCCGCCGGAGGCGTCGGTCACGCTCACCGTGGGCGAGAAGGCCGAGCAGAAGGTGCTGCGCCTGGGCCGCCCGGTCGATGCGAAGAAGCCCGAACTCGGGCGCTACGCCGCGGTGGAAGGGGCCGGGGCCGACGCGACCGTCGGGGTGCTGCCCGCGGCGCTCGCGGGCAAGCTGCTGGCGCCGGCGGTGTCGTTCCGCGACCGCGCGATGGTCAAGTTCGTGGACGCGGACCTGCTCCGGCTCGAGCGCGGGCCGCGCAAGGTCACCTTCGCCAAGGTGAACGGCACCTGGAAGGTGACGGCGCCGGCGGCGGCCGACGCGGAGCAGGCGCCGCTCGACGACCTCGTCAACGAGCTGGCGAAGCTGCGGGCGGCCGACTGGGTGGCCGAGGCCGGCGCGGACCTCAAGCCCTTCGGCCTGGACAAGCCCGAGGCCACCTGGACCGTCACGAACGGGGACAAGGTCGAGGCGGTGCTGCACATCGGGACGGCCGCGCCCGACGGCCGCGTGTACGCCCGCGTCGGTAGCATGGGGCCGGTGGCGCTGCTGAGCCGGGACCAGACGGCGCGAGTGCTCGCCGAGTACCGCGTGCGGAAGCCTTGGACGCTCGACGCGTTCCAGGCGGAGAAGCTTGAGTTCACGCAGGCGGGCAAGACGTTCACCCTTCAGAAGGACGGGGCCGCGTGGACCGACCCGGCGGCGCCCAAAGACATCGTCAGCGCCCCGGCCGTTACCGAACTGCTCGGCGGGCTCACCGCGTTGCAGGTGGAACGGTACGCAGTGGACGAGAAAGCGGACCTGAAGCTGTTCGGGCTGGAGAAGCCGGAGGCGACGCTCACGGTCACCTTCAAGGACGGGAGCAAACGCGAACTAGCCGTCGGCGGCGTCGTGGGCGGGACGGGCGACAAGCAGCGCTATGCCCGCGTCGTCGACAAGGACCGAACGGACGTGTTCGTGCTGTCCGCGGCCGACACCGACCGGCTCACGCGCGCCCGGGGCGTGTACGTGCAGAAGAAGTAG
- a CDS encoding ABC transporter permease, with protein MRATFSLIRREFAAYFTGPVGYVALFAFLVLNGLLFWLVVGLLTEKGPRGVEYPMQVMLGGAESPPGALVAGVLFWGLFPAVTGIITSRLVAEERGTGTIEALLTAPIRDWQVILAKFVACFAFYLTLWATTLLYVPVLADWTVEWQGAVTPYAVATLVGVLLLLVAKLGFWFDLNGWAVLLLGLLGLVLAVGGGYLHATQDERHLVHIAANIDPRPVFTSYLGVVLAGAMFLALGLLVSSWVKSQLVAWMLSLLLGLLFVLPALARWQFEPGTLGYSLAYYVAVPEHFRRDFTRGVIDTRPLVLYVSVTLACLYLTVRSLEARRLR; from the coding sequence ATGCGAGCCACGTTCAGCCTGATCCGCCGCGAGTTCGCCGCGTACTTCACCGGGCCGGTGGGGTACGTGGCGCTGTTCGCGTTCCTTGTGCTGAACGGGCTCCTGTTCTGGCTGGTCGTGGGGTTGCTGACCGAGAAGGGGCCGCGCGGGGTTGAGTACCCGATGCAGGTGATGCTCGGGGGCGCCGAGAGCCCGCCCGGGGCGCTGGTAGCCGGGGTGCTGTTCTGGGGCCTGTTCCCGGCCGTCACCGGGATCATCACCTCGCGCCTGGTCGCCGAGGAGCGCGGGACCGGGACGATCGAAGCGCTGCTCACCGCGCCGATCCGCGACTGGCAGGTGATCCTCGCCAAGTTCGTCGCGTGCTTCGCGTTCTACCTCACGCTCTGGGCCACCACCCTCCTGTACGTCCCGGTCCTGGCGGACTGGACGGTCGAGTGGCAAGGCGCGGTCACCCCCTACGCCGTGGCGACGCTGGTGGGCGTGCTGCTCCTACTGGTCGCGAAGCTCGGGTTCTGGTTTGATCTGAACGGGTGGGCGGTGCTGCTGCTCGGGCTCCTGGGGTTGGTGCTGGCGGTCGGCGGGGGGTACCTGCACGCCACGCAGGACGAGCGGCACCTGGTTCACATCGCCGCGAACATCGACCCGCGGCCGGTCTTCACCTCGTACCTGGGGGTGGTGCTGGCGGGGGCGATGTTCCTGGCGCTCGGGCTGCTGGTGTCGAGCTGGGTGAAGAGCCAGCTCGTGGCGTGGATGCTGTCGCTCCTGCTGGGGCTGCTGTTCGTGCTGCCAGCGCTGGCGCGGTGGCAGTTCGAGCCGGGCACGCTCGGCTACTCGCTCGCGTACTACGTGGCCGTGCCGGAGCACTTCCGCCGCGACTTCACCCGCGGGGTGATCGACACCCGGCCGCTCGTGCTGTACGTCTCTGTGACGCTGGCGTGCCTGTACCTGACCGTGCGGTCGCTGGAAGCGCGGCGGCTGCGCTGA
- a CDS encoding ABC transporter ATP-binding protein, with protein sequence MIVVEHLTKYYGEYHAVRDVSFSVEKGQVVGFLGPNGAGKSTTMRILAGFLTASSGKATVDGRDVFWDPIEARRRIGYMPESCPLYTEMRVDEYLRFRAGLKGLGRSERRSRLGYVLERCWLTDVSRQIIGTLSKGYRQRVGLADALIANPPVLILDEPTAGLDPTQIRETRKLMRELGKEHTMLLSTHILSEVEATCDSVIVIYQGQVVEDGALAAVRQRHKNKPLEDIFVTLTKQEGI encoded by the coding sequence ATGATCGTCGTCGAGCACCTCACCAAATACTACGGCGAGTACCACGCCGTGCGGGACGTGTCCTTCTCGGTCGAGAAGGGCCAGGTGGTCGGGTTCCTCGGCCCGAACGGCGCCGGCAAGTCGACCACCATGCGCATCCTCGCCGGGTTCCTCACGGCCAGCTCCGGCAAGGCCACCGTGGACGGCCGCGACGTGTTCTGGGACCCGATCGAGGCCCGCCGCCGCATCGGGTACATGCCCGAGAGCTGCCCGCTGTACACCGAGATGCGGGTGGACGAGTACCTGCGGTTCCGCGCCGGGCTCAAGGGGCTCGGCCGGTCGGAGCGCCGCTCACGGCTGGGCTACGTGCTGGAGCGGTGCTGGCTCACCGACGTCAGCCGGCAGATCATCGGGACGCTGTCGAAGGGGTACCGGCAGCGGGTCGGGCTGGCCGACGCGCTGATCGCCAACCCGCCGGTGCTGATCCTCGACGAGCCCACCGCCGGGCTCGACCCGACGCAGATCCGCGAGACCCGCAAGCTAATGCGCGAGCTGGGGAAGGAGCACACGATGCTCCTCTCCACGCACATCCTGAGCGAGGTAGAGGCCACCTGCGATTCGGTGATCGTGATTTACCAGGGGCAGGTGGTCGAGGACGGCGCGCTGGCGGCGGTGCGGCAGCGGCACAAGAACAAGCCGCTCGAAGACATCTTCGTGACGCTGACGAAACAGGAAGGCATTTGA
- a CDS encoding HPF/RaiA family ribosome-associated protein → MHIEISTGTRVFVDVSGVTAKLESGLSRYRSRLTRVEAHLSDVNGPKGGPDARCTLEVRAAGLHPVAVMSDADTPDEAVKGAVEKMNRLLKSSLGRLDDANRHASASGLPT, encoded by the coding sequence ATGCACATCGAAATCAGCACCGGCACGCGCGTTTTTGTAGACGTTTCAGGTGTTACAGCGAAGCTCGAGAGCGGTCTGTCACGATACCGCAGCCGGCTCACGCGGGTGGAAGCCCACCTGAGCGATGTGAACGGTCCGAAGGGCGGCCCGGACGCGCGCTGCACGCTTGAGGTCCGGGCCGCCGGGCTCCACCCGGTGGCGGTGATGAGCGACGCCGACACCCCGGACGAAGCGGTCAAAGGGGCCGTCGAGAAGATGAACCGGCTGCTGAAATCCTCCCTCGGCCGGTTGGACGACGCGAACCGACACGCGTCGGCAAGCGGCCTGCCGACCTGA